From the genome of Thermosynechococcus sp. NK55a:
GGTGCGAGCCACCATCTGCCAAATACTGCCGAGCGTATTGTAGGCACGCAGGCTCACAGTGGTGGGGGTCAGCCCCAACCAAATGCGGTAGCCGGCTCGCTTGACGGCGGCGGCCAAGGAACAATCATCAATCAGGGCATCCCGAATACAGGCAATGCCACCAATTTTGTCCAGCACCGCGGGATCAATCAAAATACAACCGCCGGCGGCAGCTGCCGTTGCCCGCTGCGGATCGTTGACCCAACGGAAAGGATAGAGCTTGGCAAAGAAAAAGACAAAGGCGGGAATTAGGAGTTTTTCCCAGAGACTTTGGCAGCGCAGTTTCACCATGAGGGACACCAGGGCGCATTTTTGCTGACGGGCGTGGGCAACCAATTGGCGCAAATTTTGGCGATCGTGGGCAATATCGGCATCCGTCAGCAGCAAGTAATCGGGATCAAAGGCACGGGCTGCTTCAATGCCTTGGGACAGTGCCCAGAGCTTACCTGACCAGCCGAGGGGGAGCGGTGTGCCCTCGATAATTGTCAGGCGATCGCCCTGACCGAGATCAAGAGCCGTTTGGCGAGCGATGTCTCCTGTGCCATCGTCACTTTGATCGTCCACCACAATCAGGTGGAGGGGTCCTGCGTAGTCCTGTTCTAGGAGCGATCGCACACTGGTGCCAATCACCGCCGCCTCATTGCGGGCTGGAATGACAATCACGACCGTTGGCCAAACCTTCAGATCTCCCCCCTGTAGCCGCTGATCCGGGCGCCAAAACTCTCCCCAAAACAGCAGCAAAACCAGCCAGATCAAAAGGGAAAGACCTGTGACACTCAACAGGATAGAGATCAACACGGGGGGCATAGTCATCACCATTCGCTATCGAGGACTTCCTCAGCCATGGGATTGAGGTGCTGATGTTGCTGCCGTCGCGATCGCCGACGATATTTTTTCGGATCCAAGAGGGGTTCAAGGCGCTGCTGACCTTGGCGGTCACTCTTGGCCTTCACTGGGGGCACCTTCCCCAAGGATGGCTCTGAACTAGCGATTGTTTCTAGCTGGTGTAAATACGCAATGTAGAGGGGGTAGCGCTCCCAGTTGCCACGGACACAGCAGCCCGGTTCCTGATCGTGGCGACAGTTATCAAAGAGGCACTGATTCTTGCTTAGCCGTTGGCGAATCTCCGGAAAAGCCGCCGCCAATTGCTGCGGATCTGGGGGCAATTCCGGTTGGTTAAAGCCCGGTGTATCGGCAATCCAGCCCCCCGCCGGTAGGGGAAAGAGTTCCACATGGCGTGTAGTGTGCCGTCCTCGATGCCAGTGATCGGAGACCACGCCGACGCGAATATCCTCCCGAGGTGTAAGATGGCGGATCAAGCTACTTTTGCCCACCCCCGAGGGGCCACAGACGACCGTGATTTGATTGGCCAGATGGGGACGCAGAGCCTGCCAAGCTGTTCCTTGGGTAAGGCTGAGGACATGGCAACGATAGCCCCATTGTTGCAGGCGATCGCGCCACTGCTGTTGCGCTTGGGGAGAAACCAAATCCGCTTTGGTAAAAACCACCTGAATTTCAACATTTAACCCTTCAGCGGTCAAAAGGAAGCGGGTAATTTGATGGACATCCGCAGGGGGGTCGGCCAAGGCAAAAAGCAGCAAAATCTGATCTACATTGGCAATTGCCGGGCGGGGCAATTGATTGCGGCGGGGCAAAATCTCAGCGATCGCCCCCCGTTGTCCTGGCCAATCGGGATGGCTCACCACCACCCAATCTCCCACGCAGATCTGTTGCCCCATCTTCTTGAGGCGAGCACGGCGCACGCAGAGGAGTTCCTCAACCCCATTGGTGGGTTCCCGTAGGCGGACACGATAGTAATTGGCCTGGACAGCTCGCACCAAGCCCACCAGCTCACTCATGCGGGACGCTGCACCTGAAGGGCAAAATAGTCCTGCCGTGGCTCAATTCTGAGAACCTCATAGCCCGCCATCCGCAAACTATCGGGCACCTGCTCAATGGGTTCGCCCGCATCCAACCACACCTCAAGGGGCTGCTGGGGGGGCAACTGTTGCAGGCGCAGTTTCGTGCGCACAAAGTTCAAAGGACAGGGCGTTCCCCGTAGATCCAATGTTTCCATGGCAGGGCCAGTAACCAACTGCAACTATCTTCCCAAAAAGGCGACCACCTTGGCGAATACCTGCTCTCGCTCCACATCCAGGGGGAGCAAATGATCCGAATCCTTGAGCCAATGCAATTCCTTGTTGGGACTGCCTAAGTCTTCATAGATCCTCTGTGCCCCTTGGGGGTCCACGATGGTGTCGGCGCGACTTTGGAGAATCAGTGTCGGTGTTGTGATCATGGGCAGCTCCTGCTCCACTTGGGCAATGAGGTCGAGGGCACTGCCTACTGCCTGTAAATTGAAACTCTTAAAAAAACAGGCTTCTTCCGCTGCTTGGCGCAGAGCGCGATCGCGAATCGGTAGGCTCCGCCGAGGTACCCAAGGAATCCAGCGACCAAGGGACCGCACCAGCCTCTCGGGTCTGACGGCGGAAAACCAAGGTCGATAGATGCGCAAAAAGGGCGCAAGGAGCACTAGGGCATCAACGGAATAGTGATAGGCAAGATGGAGGGCTAGGGTTCCTCCTGTGGAAAAGCCAACCACCGCAACCGTTGAGTAGCTCTCTCGCAAGACTTGGAAGGCGGTGACGACGGCCTCATACCACTGCGGCCATGTCGAGGCGGGCATTTGGGCACTGGGGCGATCGTGCCCCGGATACAGAATGCCCTGAACCGTCCAACCCGTTTCATAGAGAACTTCTCCCAAAAGCTGCAGTTCATAAGCCCCACCCCCCAAGCCATGGAGGAGCAAACAGGCGCGATCGCCCGCCCTATGGCCATAGAAAAAGGGAAGATTGACCAGACTCACAATACCCTCGAGCCCTTCATGCAACCACCATAAAAAATCTACCCCGATCGCTCGAGGTAGAGGAGGCGGCGTTCACCTAGGCAGCAGTTGCCCAGTGAGCCTAAAAGCGCTCGTGGAACGTGCGGTTAATAACATCCAACTGTTGTTCGCGGGTGAGTTTAATGAAATTCACCGCATATCCAGACACCCGAATGGTGAGTTGTGGGTACAGTTCAGGGTGATCCATAGCATCTAGCAACATTTCGCGGTTGAGCACGTTGACGTTGATGTGGAAGCCCTGATCATGGATGTACCCATCCAACATATTCACCAGGTTGCTGATTTGATCTTCCCGGGTCTTGCCAAGGGCACTAGGCACGATAGAGAAGGTATTGGAGATGCCATCTTGGGCATGGATATAGGGCAACTTGGCCACGGACGCTAGTGAGGCGATCGCCCCTTTGGTATCGCGACCGTGCATGGGGTTGGCCCCTGGCGCAAAAGGTTCACCCGCCTTGCGGCCATCGGGAGTACTGCCGGTTTTCTTGCCATAGACGACGTTGGAGGTAATCGTCAGGATTGACTGGGTGGGCACCGCATTGCGGTAGGTTTTGTGTTTGCGGACTTCGTTCATGAAGGTTTCCACGACCCACACCGCAAGACTATCCACGCGATCGTCATTGTTGCCGTACTTCGGAAAGTCGCCCTTGATCTCGTAGTCCACGGCCAACCCTTCGGCATTCCGGATTACTTTCACCTCGGCGTACTTAATGGCCGAGAGGGCATCCGCCACCACCGATAGACCAGCCACCCCACAGGCCATTGTGCGGAAGACATCGCGATCGTGGAGCGCCATCTCCAGCCGCTCATAGCAGTACTTATCGTGCATATAGTGGATGACGTTAAGGGTATTTACATACACCTTCGCCAACCAAGCCATCATCTGCTCAAAGCGTGGCAGCACCTCTTCCCACTTCAGTGTGTCGCCGGTAATTGGGGCAAACATCGGTGCCACCTGCTGACCAGAGACTTCATCCCGACCACCGTTGATTGCGTAGAGGAGGGCTTTGGCCAAGTTCACCCGTGCCCCAAAGAATTGCATTTGTTTGCCGACTCGCATCGCCGAAACGCAGCAGGCGATCGCGTAGTCATCCCCCCAGTAGGGACGCATCAAGTCGTCGTTTTCGTATTGGATGGAACTGGTGTCAATGGACACTTGAGCACAGAAACGCTTGAAGGCCTCTGGCAAGTTTTCCGACCACAGCACCGTCAGGTTGGGTTCGGGGGCAGGCCCCAGGGTATAGAGGGTATTCAAAATACGGAAGCTGGTTTTCGTCACCAACGGGCGACCATCGAGACCCATACCGCCAATGGACTCCGTGACCCACGTGGGATCCCCAGAGAAGAGTTCATTGTATTCCGGCGTCCGCAGGAAGCGCACCATCCGCAGTTTCATGACAAAGTGGTCAATCCACTCTTGAATGTCGGCTTCTGTGGCTGTGCCCTGACGCAAATCTCGCTCAAAGTAAATGTCAAGAAAGGTTGAGACCCGCCCAAGGGACATGGCAGCGCCGTTTTGTTCTTTGACCGCCGCCAGGTAGCCAAAGTAGAGCCACTGAATAGCCTCTTTGCCATTGGCCGCTGGCCGCGAAATATCAAAGCCATAGCTGGCGGCCATTTCCTTGAGTTCATTGAGGGCTTTGATTTGCTCTGAGAGCTCTTCTCGCAGGCGGATGGTTTCTTCATCCATGACATCGACTTCAAGGGAGGCCTGCTGCGCCTGTTTGTCGGCAATCAAGCGATCTACCCCGTAGAGCGGCACGCGGCGATAGTCACCAATAATCCGACCCCGGCCGTAGGCATCTGGCAGTCCGGTAATGATTCCCGATTTACGGCAGCGGCGCATTTCGGGTGTGTAGGCATCAAAGACGCCATCGTTGTGGGTTTTGCGATATTTGGTAAAGATTTCCTTCGTGCGCGGATCTAGTTCATAGCCGTAGGCCTTGAGGGCGGTTTCAACCACGCGAATGCCGCCAAAGGGCATAATCGCCCGTTTCAAGGGCTTATCGGTTTGCAGGCCAACGATTTGCTCCAGCTCCCGATCGATGTAACCCGGTGGGTGGGCTGTGATTGAGGAAGGCACGCTGGTGTCGGCATCAAGGACGCCTTTTTCGCGCTCTAGAGCCATCAGCGCACGCACTTTTGCCCAGAGTTGCTGGGTGCGATCGCTGGCGCCTACGAGGAAGGAAGCATCTCCGGTGTAGGGGGTATAGTTGCGCTGAATAAAGTCGCGCACATCAATGTGCTCAACCCAGTCACCCCCTGTAAATCCTTGCCATGCCGCTTCGGGCAATTCTGTGTAGCGTGTAGTGTAGCGTGTACAGTTCATAGTCCATGTTCCTCATCAAGTGGGCAGCAACTTCTCGCGATCGCCTGTAACCGATAGCGATCGCTCCTTCCAACCAGCAAGAACCTGCTAACTGCAACTGCTAGAAAATGCGTAAGAGATTAAAAAATTGCCCTCAATCCACAAATGCCAATCAACCTTTTGTAGGCCAAGCCCCATCACTATTTTTCGGCCTGCTTACACCTACACCTTCATTATAACCCTTCGGCTCTAGAAGCTTCTTTTACGAAGTTTTTGTGAAAATGTTGCGAAACACAAATCTTTTTTTCATTTGTTTAGGCTGCGATCGCCTCCATTTCGGAGGCCATTTGCAAGCGCTCAATTGCTGCATCGAGGAGAGCTAAACCAGCCTCTAGGGTTTCAATGCGACACAATTCACCGCGCAGTTCTGCTGCATCGGCAAAGCCCTTGGCGTACCACGTCAAATGCTTACGCGCTTGGCGAATCCCCCGTTCCCCTTTGTACTCCCAGAGGGCAATCAGATGATCTCGCGCACATTGCAGACGCTCAACCACCGTTGGCGCAGGCCGCAATTCCCCCGTTTTCAAAAAGTGATCAATTTCTCCCACCAAGAAGGGATATCCCATCGTTCCCCGCGAGCACATCACCCCATCTGCCCCGGTTTGCTCCAAGCAGCGGACTGCCGCCTCTACCGAGAAAATATCGCCATTGGCAATCACGGGAATACTGACGCGCTCCTTCACCCGCGCAATCCACTCCCAGCGGGCTGGGCCATTAAAGCCCTGGGCACGGGTACGCCCATGAACCGTAATCATTGCCGCACCAGCATCTTCCATCGCCTTGGCAAAGTCAAGGATATTGATTTCCTCATCACTCCAGCCAATGCGAGTTTTCACCGTGACTGGCACAGGCACCGCCTTTGAGACCGTACGCACAATGGTTACTGCTGTTTGTACATCCCGCAGTAGGGAAGAACCACCGCCATTCTTCGTGATTTTATTCACGGGGCAGCCCATATTGATGTCCACGGTGTCTGCCCCTTCAGCCACTGCCTTTATCGCGGCTTCTGCGAGAAAATCAGGCCGACAGTCAAAAAGCTGAATACTGATGGGATGCTCATTCGCATCCACTTCCATAATCCGGGGTAATGTTTTCAGATAGTGCAGCCCCGACGCACTGACCATCTCGGTATACATCATCGACTCAGGGGCATATCGGCGCACTAAGCGGCGAAAGACGAGGTCCGTTACACCTGCTAAAGGGGACTGCAATACCCGACTATTGACCCTAACAGAGCCAATCTGCAGTGGCGTGGCTAAACGGGCTTTGAGCGCTGGTGACAGGGTTGGCGTGCTCATAAAATGACTAGCTTAACAACTGATACTTGGAAACTCAAAGTACTGAGGGAAGCTAATTAATTCTATCAAAAGCTCGCCCGTCAACCTACCGCTGGTTCCTTACATCACATTTTTAATTTCACTTTGAAT
Proteins encoded in this window:
- a CDS encoding glycosyltransferase, whose translation is MVMTMPPVLISILLSVTGLSLLIWLVLLLFWGEFWRPDQRLQGGDLKVWPTVVIVIPARNEAAVIGTSVRSLLEQDYAGPLHLIVVDDQSDDGTGDIARQTALDLGQGDRLTIIEGTPLPLGWSGKLWALSQGIEAARAFDPDYLLLTDADIAHDRQNLRQLVAHARQQKCALVSLMVKLRCQSLWEKLLIPAFVFFFAKLYPFRWVNDPQRATAAAAGGCILIDPAVLDKIGGIACIRDALIDDCSLAAAVKRAGYRIWLGLTPTTVSLRAYNTLGSIWQMVARTAYTQLSYSPLLLVATVIGMTLVYLWAPFALGIGLMSQSLPLAVMGGLTWGGMAIAYGPTVRFYGLNGGWALTLPVIAFLYTLMTLDSARRHWQGRGGAWKGRVYPRKS
- the rsgA gene encoding small ribosomal subunit biogenesis GTPase RsgA encodes the protein MSELVGLVRAVQANYYRVRLREPTNGVEELLCVRRARLKKMGQQICVGDWVVVSHPDWPGQRGAIAEILPRRNQLPRPAIANVDQILLLFALADPPADVHQITRFLLTAEGLNVEIQVVFTKADLVSPQAQQQWRDRLQQWGYRCHVLSLTQGTAWQALRPHLANQITVVCGPSGVGKSSLIRHLTPREDIRVGVVSDHWHRGRHTTRHVELFPLPAGGWIADTPGFNQPELPPDPQQLAAAFPEIRQRLSKNQCLFDNCRHDQEPGCCVRGNWERYPLYIAYLHQLETIASSEPSLGKVPPVKAKSDRQGQQRLEPLLDPKKYRRRSRRQQHQHLNPMAEEVLDSEW
- a CDS encoding carboxylesterase, which translates into the protein MSLVNLPFFYGHRAGDRACLLLHGLGGGAYELQLLGEVLYETGWTVQGILYPGHDRPSAQMPASTWPQWYEAVVTAFQVLRESYSTVAVVGFSTGGTLALHLAYHYSVDALVLLAPFLRIYRPWFSAVRPERLVRSLGRWIPWVPRRSLPIRDRALRQAAEEACFFKSFNLQAVGSALDLIAQVEQELPMITTPTLILQSRADTIVDPQGAQRIYEDLGSPNKELHWLKDSDHLLPLDVEREQVFAKVVAFLGR
- a CDS encoding sulfurtransferase TusA family protein; the encoded protein is METLDLRGTPCPLNFVRTKLRLQQLPPQQPLEVWLDAGEPIEQVPDSLRMAGYEVLRIEPRQDYFALQVQRPA
- the pflB gene encoding formate C-acetyltransferase; protein product: MNCTRYTTRYTELPEAAWQGFTGGDWVEHIDVRDFIQRNYTPYTGDASFLVGASDRTQQLWAKVRALMALEREKGVLDADTSVPSSITAHPPGYIDRELEQIVGLQTDKPLKRAIMPFGGIRVVETALKAYGYELDPRTKEIFTKYRKTHNDGVFDAYTPEMRRCRKSGIITGLPDAYGRGRIIGDYRRVPLYGVDRLIADKQAQQASLEVDVMDEETIRLREELSEQIKALNELKEMAASYGFDISRPAANGKEAIQWLYFGYLAAVKEQNGAAMSLGRVSTFLDIYFERDLRQGTATEADIQEWIDHFVMKLRMVRFLRTPEYNELFSGDPTWVTESIGGMGLDGRPLVTKTSFRILNTLYTLGPAPEPNLTVLWSENLPEAFKRFCAQVSIDTSSIQYENDDLMRPYWGDDYAIACCVSAMRVGKQMQFFGARVNLAKALLYAINGGRDEVSGQQVAPMFAPITGDTLKWEEVLPRFEQMMAWLAKVYVNTLNVIHYMHDKYCYERLEMALHDRDVFRTMACGVAGLSVVADALSAIKYAEVKVIRNAEGLAVDYEIKGDFPKYGNNDDRVDSLAVWVVETFMNEVRKHKTYRNAVPTQSILTITSNVVYGKKTGSTPDGRKAGEPFAPGANPMHGRDTKGAIASLASVAKLPYIHAQDGISNTFSIVPSALGKTREDQISNLVNMLDGYIHDQGFHINVNVLNREMLLDAMDHPELYPQLTIRVSGYAVNFIKLTREQQLDVINRTFHERF
- the dusB gene encoding tRNA dihydrouridine synthase DusB; the encoded protein is MSTPTLSPALKARLATPLQIGSVRVNSRVLQSPLAGVTDLVFRRLVRRYAPESMMYTEMVSASGLHYLKTLPRIMEVDANEHPISIQLFDCRPDFLAEAAIKAVAEGADTVDINMGCPVNKITKNGGGSSLLRDVQTAVTIVRTVSKAVPVPVTVKTRIGWSDEEINILDFAKAMEDAGAAMITVHGRTRAQGFNGPARWEWIARVKERVSIPVIANGDIFSVEAAVRCLEQTGADGVMCSRGTMGYPFLVGEIDHFLKTGELRPAPTVVERLQCARDHLIALWEYKGERGIRQARKHLTWYAKGFADAAELRGELCRIETLEAGLALLDAAIERLQMASEMEAIAA